The Streptococcus pantholopis genome has a segment encoding these proteins:
- a CDS encoding amino acid ABC transporter ATP-binding protein: MALIEYKNVEKYYGKYHALRHINLEIEAGQVVVLLGPSGSGKSTLIRTMNALESIDSGTLTVNGHDVANASAKDLVQLRKEVGMVFQHFNLYPHKTVLENVTLALTKVLGKSQQEAEAIAEQYLTYVNMWDRKDSFPGMLSGGQKQRIAIARGLAMNPELLLFDEPTSALDPETIGDVLAVMQNLAKEGMNMIVVTHEMGFAREVADRIIFMADGEILVDTTDVQGFFDNPTEPRAKQFLSKIINHTSERVSVK, from the coding sequence ATGGCCCTTATTGAATATAAAAATGTTGAGAAATATTATGGGAAATATCATGCTCTGCGCCATATCAACTTAGAAATTGAAGCTGGACAGGTTGTTGTTCTGCTTGGACCTTCTGGTTCAGGGAAATCAACACTCATTCGGACAATGAATGCTCTGGAGTCTATTGACAGCGGAACACTGACTGTTAACGGGCATGATGTGGCTAATGCTTCTGCTAAAGATTTAGTGCAGCTTCGTAAGGAAGTTGGGATGGTTTTCCAGCACTTCAACCTCTATCCTCATAAAACAGTGTTAGAAAATGTTACTTTAGCTCTGACCAAAGTTCTGGGAAAATCTCAGCAGGAGGCGGAAGCTATTGCTGAACAATATCTGACTTATGTTAATATGTGGGATCGTAAAGATTCCTTTCCTGGGATGCTTTCCGGAGGACAAAAACAGCGGATTGCCATCGCCCGCGGTCTGGCTATGAACCCCGAACTTCTGCTTTTTGACGAGCCAACTTCAGCACTTGATCCCGAAACAATCGGTGATGTTCTTGCGGTTATGCAAAATCTGGCAAAAGAAGGCATGAACATGATTGTTGTTACACACGAAATGGGATTCGCCAGAGAAGTTGCCGATCGTATCATTTTTATGGCTGATGGAGAAATTTTAGTTGATACTACCGATGTTCAAGGTTTCTTTGATAATCCAACAGAACCGCGAGCTAAACAGTTCCTAAGTAAAATTATCAATCATACCAGCGAACGTGTATCAGTGAAATAG
- the yycF gene encoding response regulator YycF, translated as MKKILIVDDEKPISDIIKFNLAKEGYDTVTAFDGREALEKYGEESPDLIILDLMLPELDGLEVAKEVRKTSHIPIIMLSAKDSEFDKVIGLEIGADDYVTKPFSNRELLARVKAHLRRTENIETAVAEENASTEMPEITIGELQILPDAFVALKRGTEVELTHREFELLHHLATHIGQVMTREHLLETVWGYDYFGDVRTVDVTVRRLREKIEDTPSRPEYILTRRGVGYYMKSYE; from the coding sequence ATGAAGAAAATTCTTATCGTAGATGACGAGAAGCCAATTTCTGATATTATTAAGTTTAATTTGGCTAAGGAAGGTTATGATACAGTGACGGCCTTTGATGGCCGTGAAGCACTGGAAAAGTATGGGGAAGAAAGTCCGGATTTGATTATTCTCGATTTAATGCTGCCTGAACTGGATGGCTTAGAAGTTGCTAAAGAAGTGCGTAAGACCAGTCACATTCCGATTATTATGCTCTCTGCCAAAGACAGTGAATTTGATAAGGTTATCGGTCTTGAAATCGGCGCGGATGACTATGTCACCAAGCCTTTCTCAAACCGCGAACTTCTGGCTAGGGTTAAGGCCCATTTACGCAGAACAGAAAACATTGAAACGGCGGTTGCGGAAGAGAACGCATCAACTGAAATGCCAGAAATTACTATTGGTGAGCTGCAGATTTTACCAGACGCCTTTGTTGCTCTGAAACGCGGCACAGAAGTGGAACTGACTCACCGTGAGTTTGAATTGCTGCATCATTTAGCAACACATATCGGTCAAGTCATGACACGTGAACATTTACTTGAGACGGTTTGGGGCTATGATTATTTTGGTGATGTCAGAACAGTCGATGTGACTGTGAGGCGTTTGCGTGAGAAAATTGAGGACACACCCAGCCGGCCGGAGTATATTTTGACCAGACGGGGTGTCGGATATTATATGAAGTCTTATGAATAA
- a CDS encoding amino acid ABC transporter permease, with the protein MSSVLTQTNLNFILQGLGLTLYISFISIVLSTLIGTLLAVMRNGKNRLLRLISSVYIEFVRNVPNLLWIFIIFLVFQIKSTPAGITAFTVFTSVALAEIIRGGLNGVDNGQTEAGLSQGMTNFQVFVYIIFPQAFRKMLPAIISQFVTVIKDTSLLYSVIAIQELFGKSQILMGRYFEASQVFTLYALIAGIYFIINFTISAFSRRLAKRWEQAAE; encoded by the coding sequence ATGTCATCAGTTTTAACACAAACTAATTTGAATTTTATTCTCCAAGGTTTAGGACTGACTCTTTATATTTCCTTTATTTCTATTGTGCTCTCAACCCTTATTGGAACGCTTCTGGCGGTTATGCGAAATGGAAAAAATAGGCTGCTGCGCCTGATTTCCAGTGTATATATTGAGTTTGTGCGCAATGTTCCTAACCTTCTTTGGATTTTTATCATCTTCTTAGTGTTTCAGATTAAATCAACACCTGCCGGAATCACTGCATTTACCGTATTCACCTCCGTTGCTCTGGCAGAAATTATCCGAGGCGGCTTAAACGGTGTTGATAACGGACAGACTGAAGCTGGCTTGTCCCAAGGCATGACAAATTTTCAGGTTTTCGTCTATATTATCTTTCCTCAAGCCTTCCGAAAAATGCTGCCTGCCATTATTTCTCAATTCGTGACGGTCATTAAGGATACATCACTTCTGTATTCTGTTATTGCCATTCAGGAACTTTTCGGAAAAAGTCAAATCCTAATGGGACGCTACTTCGAGGCCAGCCAAGTCTTTACCCTGTACGCCTTGATAGCAGGAATCTATTTTATCATTAACTTTACTATCTCTGCTTTTTCCAGACGCTTAGCAAAAAGATGGGAACAAGCAGCCGAGTAA
- a CDS encoding MFS transporter yields MFKFLKKNKLFVQLTSINLVSKIGDKLFYTAMLTIATSLPNGSLAVMIVSASETLPILISLYLGAVADRQNQKLRYLIGSSLFRAFMYIGIGFIFRYPPTLILVLFASFLNLLSDISGNYSTALFSPFTKTLIKAENMEEAQGFVSVGTQLVTVLATFIGASLLTVCTESSLAMINALIFLIVALLYLLLKPSLKKQETKIKTSEHEKTFSIVTSNLRSFLSDHMLLNNLIQLAMLNGFFGGLTPLFALFIKDNNDLTLLSNPVKISLLSGMITLSMVFGNSLTTKVFRKYSTFHINIWSDLMIILVGAGFIFNNIWIILLANSCLAFLLGIVAPRFSADVVNRSPVERIGGIITSVNALLVIVPPLTSLIFPMISTISMILAYSSFIVYALLLIIISLFLTKRGRTKIGKSS; encoded by the coding sequence ATGTTCAAGTTTTTAAAAAAAAATAAACTCTTCGTTCAACTTACTAGTATTAATTTAGTATCTAAAATCGGAGATAAGCTATTTTATACAGCAATGCTAACAATAGCAACTTCTCTTCCAAACGGAAGCTTAGCTGTCATGATCGTATCAGCCTCAGAGACGCTTCCTATCCTAATTAGTTTATACTTAGGTGCAGTAGCCGATCGACAGAATCAAAAACTACGGTATTTAATAGGAAGCTCACTTTTCAGAGCATTTATGTATATTGGTATAGGATTTATTTTTAGATATCCTCCGACTTTAATTTTAGTTCTATTTGCCTCCTTCTTAAATTTACTGTCCGATATTAGCGGAAATTACTCAACAGCATTGTTTTCACCTTTTACAAAAACGCTGATTAAAGCAGAGAACATGGAAGAGGCGCAAGGATTTGTCAGCGTAGGGACTCAGTTAGTTACTGTTTTAGCCACCTTCATTGGGGCATCGTTACTGACTGTCTGTACAGAAAGTTCATTAGCAATGATAAATGCCCTCATTTTTCTAATCGTTGCTTTACTTTACTTGTTACTTAAGCCGTCTCTCAAAAAACAAGAAACTAAGATAAAAACATCTGAACATGAAAAAACATTTTCAATTGTCACATCTAATCTACGTTCTTTTCTATCTGATCATATGTTATTAAATAATTTAATTCAGTTAGCAATGCTCAATGGATTTTTTGGAGGTTTAACCCCTTTATTTGCCCTGTTTATCAAGGATAACAATGACTTAACCCTTTTGAGCAACCCTGTTAAAATTTCTCTCTTGTCAGGAATGATTACTTTATCCATGGTTTTTGGAAATAGTTTAACCACAAAAGTTTTTAGAAAATATTCGACTTTTCATATCAATATCTGGTCTGATCTGATGATTATTTTAGTAGGAGCCGGTTTCATTTTTAATAATATTTGGATAATTCTTTTAGCCAATAGCTGCCTTGCCTTCCTACTGGGGATTGTTGCTCCAAGATTTTCTGCAGATGTTGTCAATCGTTCACCAGTAGAAAGAATAGGGGGAATCATTACAAGTGTTAATGCTCTTTTAGTAATCGTCCCCCCATTGACAAGCTTAATATTTCCGATGATATCAACTATCAGTATGATTCTTGCTTACTCCAGTTTCATTGTTTACGCTCTATTACTGATAATAATCAGTCTGTTTCTAACCAAAAGAGGTAGGACAAAAATCGGTAAATCGTCATAA
- a CDS encoding response regulator transcription factor: protein MAKVYVAGCEEKIQDLLAFFLREEGMEVETFAARDELLEHLIKSEADLLILDSAIADKDGFELIKTIRRHHELPIILLAAQDSDYELVTAFAAGVDDYFAKPFSPLKLTLQAKAILSRQYGANRRSDKLIYGGLALSPKSRSAFYQGQIIELTKTEFKLLKYLLERKEEAVARKDLLTEVWGYEDIVETRAADDTVKRLRKKLKAAQAPIYIETIWGYGFKLTKNN, encoded by the coding sequence ATGGCTAAAGTTTATGTAGCCGGTTGTGAAGAAAAAATACAGGATCTGCTGGCTTTTTTTCTGCGTGAAGAGGGGATGGAAGTTGAGACCTTTGCTGCAAGAGATGAGTTACTTGAGCATTTGATAAAATCAGAAGCAGACCTTCTGATTTTGGATAGCGCAATCGCTGATAAGGACGGCTTTGAGCTGATAAAAACAATCCGCCGGCATCATGAACTGCCCATTATTTTGCTGGCGGCACAGGACAGTGATTATGAACTTGTAACTGCCTTTGCAGCCGGTGTAGATGACTATTTTGCTAAGCCCTTTTCTCCGCTTAAACTGACCCTGCAAGCAAAGGCTATCTTATCCCGTCAGTACGGGGCAAACCGCCGGTCGGATAAGCTGATTTATGGAGGGCTGGCTTTATCTCCTAAAAGCCGCTCTGCTTTTTATCAGGGACAGATTATAGAGCTGACTAAGACTGAATTTAAGCTGCTAAAATACCTATTAGAACGTAAGGAAGAAGCTGTAGCACGGAAAGATCTTTTAACAGAAGTCTGGGGTTATGAAGATATCGTTGAGACTCGGGCTGCAGATGATACCGTTAAGCGTCTGCGGAAAAAACTTAAAGCCGCTCAGGCGCCCATTTATATTGAGACAATCTGGGGTTATGGTTTCAAATTGACCAAAAATAATTGA
- a CDS encoding transporter substrate-binding domain-containing protein: MKLRPFLTSLAAFLLIIALLFIGQKDAAAASQSEQIQKIKDAGVLRVGVKQDVPNFGYYSADTGKYEGMEIDIAKKIAAELGVKVEYVPVTTQTREPLMDNGQIDILIATYTITEERQANYSISNPYYYDEIGFLVRKSSQIKTIDDLDGLTIGVSQGATTKANLELYAKEHNLTFKYVQLGSFPELAISLYATRIDAFSVDKSILTGYVSKKTEILKEGFNTQEYGIATKKSNTGVIDYINNLLSQWNKDGSLQQIYDKYDLTPARAE; this comes from the coding sequence ATGAAATTAAGACCTTTTCTGACAAGTTTAGCTGCTTTTCTGCTCATTATTGCCCTCCTGTTTATTGGACAGAAAGATGCTGCTGCTGCCAGTCAGTCAGAACAAATTCAAAAAATTAAAGATGCCGGTGTCCTGAGGGTAGGCGTCAAACAAGATGTTCCTAACTTCGGTTATTACAGTGCTGATACAGGTAAGTATGAGGGTATGGAAATCGACATCGCCAAAAAAATTGCTGCAGAGCTGGGGGTTAAAGTCGAGTATGTACCTGTCACAACTCAAACTCGTGAGCCGCTCATGGATAACGGACAGATTGACATTTTAATCGCGACCTATACTATTACAGAAGAACGGCAGGCCAATTACAGCATTTCAAATCCGTATTACTATGATGAAATTGGCTTTTTGGTCAGAAAATCGAGCCAGATCAAAACTATCGATGATTTAGACGGCTTGACTATCGGCGTGTCACAAGGTGCGACAACAAAAGCAAACTTGGAACTTTATGCCAAAGAACACAATCTGACCTTTAAGTACGTGCAGCTGGGGAGCTTCCCTGAACTGGCTATCTCGCTTTATGCAACACGTATTGATGCTTTTTCCGTTGACAAATCTATTCTTACAGGTTATGTCAGCAAGAAGACAGAAATCCTCAAAGAAGGGTTTAACACACAAGAATATGGCATTGCTACTAAAAAATCAAATACCGGTGTCATTGATTATATCAATAATCTGCTCAGTCAGTGGAACAAAGACGGAAGTCTCCAGCAAATCTATGATAAATATGATTTGACCCCTGCAAGGGCTGAATAG
- a CDS encoding DUF3114 domain-containing protein produces the protein MLIGDQKFLAFWQKSSINLTQKSARFLLKELLQLAAMPAELSGSIEETEGLLSSFDDALTPDHVFWQDLSSVVQRAFPKETLSQSDDELAHQIHQFRYVISAYQAQWVRRHFPAATDRESLLSYLRPKRMKRFWRRRFDFNLGESSRLHNKLPRKTKEVTLPVNLKIVMGFHTEFILDSQGNFANELDPQGMTLNGLVNGASFNYANRNDHRHRELDVFPVKVHDPLFRRQVLANAGDPFRAPKMIYSRWHSLWDVSYMNKKGHYARKGKSAKQEVTALRRAFVKNLRQNT, from the coding sequence ATGTTAATCGGTGATCAGAAATTTTTAGCTTTTTGGCAGAAGAGCAGTATCAATCTGACTCAAAAATCTGCCCGCTTCTTATTAAAAGAGCTGCTCCAGCTGGCAGCAATGCCTGCAGAACTCAGCGGTAGCATTGAAGAAACAGAAGGACTTCTGTCTTCTTTTGATGATGCTCTGACGCCCGACCATGTTTTTTGGCAGGATTTGTCATCTGTTGTACAGCGGGCTTTTCCCAAAGAAACGCTGAGCCAATCGGATGACGAACTCGCACATCAAATACACCAATTTCGTTATGTTATTTCGGCTTATCAGGCGCAGTGGGTTCGCCGTCATTTCCCTGCAGCTACAGATAGGGAATCGCTCCTAAGTTATCTGAGACCCAAAAGAATGAAACGCTTTTGGCGCCGGCGTTTTGATTTTAACTTAGGCGAATCTTCCCGCCTGCATAATAAATTGCCGCGGAAAACCAAGGAAGTCACTCTACCAGTCAATCTTAAGATTGTTATGGGTTTCCATACAGAGTTCATCCTTGACAGCCAAGGAAATTTTGCCAATGAACTTGATCCTCAGGGAATGACACTCAATGGCTTGGTTAACGGTGCCAGCTTTAATTATGCTAACAGGAACGACCATCGTCACAGAGAACTGGATGTCTTTCCAGTTAAGGTTCACGATCCTTTGTTTCGCAGGCAGGTTCTTGCTAATGCCGGCGACCCTTTTCGGGCTCCTAAGATGATTTACAGCCGCTGGCACAGTCTTTGGGATGTGAGTTATATGAATAAAAAAGGTCATTATGCCAGAAAGGGCAAATCTGCCAAACAGGAAGTAACAGCTCTCAGACGAGCCTTTGTTAAAAATTTACGGCAGAATACATGA
- the thrS gene encoding threonine--tRNA ligase, translating into MVKITFPDGAVREFESGVTTFEIAQSISNSLAKKALAGKVNGKLIDTTRAITEDGSIEIVTPDHEDALAILRHSAAHLFAQAAKRLFPDLHLGVGPAIEDGFYYDTDNEDGQISDEDLPRIEEEMRKIVKENFPSERKEVSKEEARSIFKDDPYKLELIEEHSEDDGGLTIYRQGEYVDLCRGPHVPSTGRIQVFGLLNVAGAYWRGDSNNAMMQRVYGTAWFDKKDMKAYLKRLQEAKERDHRKLGKELDLFMISQEVGQGLPFWLPDGATVRRILERYIIDKELASGYQHVYTPPLASVDLYKQSGHWEHYQEDMFPTMDMGDGEEFVLRPMNCPHHIQVYKNQVHSYRELPIRIAELGMMHRYEKSGALSGLQRVREMTLNDGHIFVTPEQIREEFKRTLQLIIDVYEDFDLTDYRFRLSYRDPKDKHKYYDNDEMWDNAQAMLKAAMDDMRLDYYEAEGEAAFYGPKLDIQVKTALGNEETLSTIQLDFLLPERFELSYIGADGEEHRPVMIHRGVISTMERFTAILIETYKGAFPTWLAPHQVTVIPISNDVHTDYAWKVAKELRDRGVRVDVDDRNEKMQYKIRQSQTKKIPYQLIVGDREMAEGTVNVRRYGSKQTHTETVAEFTQTILADIARYSRPLEENKE; encoded by the coding sequence GGCTAAAAAGGCTTTGGCTGGTAAAGTTAACGGTAAACTAATTGATACGACCCGTGCTATTACTGAAGACGGCAGTATTGAAATCGTGACACCTGACCACGAAGATGCGCTTGCAATTTTACGCCATTCTGCAGCTCATCTTTTTGCTCAGGCGGCTAAACGGCTTTTTCCAGACCTTCATTTAGGAGTCGGTCCGGCTATTGAAGACGGCTTTTACTATGATACCGATAATGAAGATGGACAGATTAGCGATGAAGATTTACCGCGTATTGAAGAAGAGATGCGCAAGATTGTTAAAGAGAACTTCCCCAGTGAGCGTAAAGAAGTTAGCAAAGAGGAAGCGCGGTCTATTTTTAAAGACGATCCTTATAAGCTGGAATTGATTGAAGAGCATTCAGAAGATGATGGCGGTTTAACCATTTACCGCCAAGGGGAATATGTCGACTTGTGCCGCGGTCCTCATGTTCCGTCAACCGGCAGGATTCAGGTGTTTGGCCTGCTCAATGTTGCCGGAGCTTATTGGCGGGGTGACAGCAATAATGCCATGATGCAGCGGGTTTACGGAACGGCTTGGTTTGATAAAAAGGATATGAAAGCCTACCTGAAGCGCCTTCAGGAGGCTAAAGAGCGCGACCACCGTAAGCTTGGAAAAGAACTCGATTTATTTATGATCAGTCAGGAAGTGGGGCAAGGGCTGCCTTTCTGGCTGCCTGACGGTGCGACGGTTCGGCGTATTTTGGAGCGCTATATCATTGATAAAGAACTCGCCTCTGGTTATCAGCATGTTTATACACCGCCTCTGGCTTCTGTAGACCTTTACAAGCAGTCGGGCCACTGGGAGCACTATCAGGAAGATATGTTCCCGACAATGGACATGGGAGATGGTGAAGAATTTGTTCTGCGGCCTATGAATTGTCCGCATCACATTCAGGTTTATAAAAACCAAGTTCACTCCTACCGAGAGCTGCCAATTCGCATTGCTGAGTTAGGAATGATGCACCGCTATGAGAAATCCGGAGCATTGTCAGGTTTACAGCGGGTTCGTGAAATGACACTTAATGATGGGCATATTTTTGTCACTCCGGAACAAATCAGGGAAGAATTTAAGCGGACACTGCAGCTGATTATTGATGTTTATGAAGATTTTGATCTGACTGACTACCGCTTCCGCCTGTCTTACCGTGATCCTAAGGACAAGCATAAATACTACGATAACGATGAAATGTGGGACAATGCCCAGGCTATGCTGAAAGCGGCAATGGACGATATGAGGCTTGACTATTATGAAGCCGAAGGTGAAGCGGCCTTTTATGGTCCAAAACTTGATATTCAAGTAAAAACCGCTCTCGGAAATGAAGAAACACTGTCAACTATTCAGCTGGATTTCTTGCTGCCGGAACGTTTTGAGCTCAGCTATATCGGAGCTGATGGTGAGGAACACCGTCCTGTTATGATCCACCGCGGAGTTATTTCAACGATGGAACGCTTCACAGCTATCCTCATTGAAACGTATAAGGGAGCTTTTCCAACTTGGCTGGCGCCGCATCAAGTTACAGTTATTCCGATTTCAAATGATGTTCATACGGATTATGCCTGGAAAGTAGCTAAAGAACTTCGCGACCGCGGGGTACGGGTGGATGTTGATGACCGCAATGAAAAAATGCAGTACAAGATTCGGCAGAGCCAAACCAAAAAAATTCCTTATCAGCTGATTGTCGGTGACAGAGAAATGGCAGAGGGAACAGTCAATGTCCGCCGATATGGTAGCAAGCAGACTCATACGGAAACAGTGGCTGAATTTACACAAACGATTCTGGCTGACATTGCCCGTTATTCACGTCCGCTTGAAGAAAATAAGGAATAA
- a CDS encoding class I SAM-dependent methyltransferase yields the protein MINLKLEQIRDVEKEKAQSNAINDFFDHSYSKVYSELLNIELDLQIDFLKNNYLKTTHKNGLNILDLCCGTGRHIKKLSDQGFVINGVDINPEAVNTAQKSLPLGKIYLSDVQFFKPDIKYDLIYSMESSIGYLPDDKTINIFKNINTNLLSDNGIFVLHLANRDYLVKNLSQRMWFGNTATGYLLENRVLDSEKGILNIEQVRIIDGIDKNYSIDLRLYSLNELKYLLAEAGLSIIKVYGNYNNENFNINAPYMIVECSKINNK from the coding sequence GTGATAAATTTGAAGTTAGAACAAATAAGAGACGTTGAAAAGGAAAAGGCTCAATCAAATGCTATAAATGACTTTTTTGATCACTCTTACTCAAAGGTGTATTCAGAATTATTAAATATAGAGTTAGATTTGCAAATTGATTTTTTAAAAAATAACTATTTAAAAACCACCCACAAAAATGGCTTAAATATTTTAGACTTGTGCTGTGGTACTGGTCGACATATTAAAAAATTAAGCGACCAAGGTTTCGTAATTAATGGTGTTGATATAAATCCAGAAGCAGTAAATACCGCTCAAAAAAGTCTCCCACTAGGAAAAATATATTTGTCTGATGTTCAATTTTTTAAACCTGATATTAAATATGATTTGATTTACAGTATGGAAAGTTCAATTGGATATTTACCAGACGATAAAACGATTAATATTTTTAAAAATATAAATACAAATCTTTTATCAGACAATGGTATCTTTGTTTTGCATCTTGCGAATAGAGATTATTTAGTAAAAAATCTTAGTCAGCGTATGTGGTTTGGCAACACTGCAACTGGCTATTTACTTGAAAACCGAGTTCTTGATTCAGAAAAAGGCATCTTAAATATTGAACAGGTTAGAATTATTGATGGTATAGATAAAAACTATTCAATTGATTTAAGATTATATTCATTAAATGAATTAAAATATTTACTTGCTGAAGCAGGGTTATCTATCATAAAAGTATATGGTAATTATAATAATGAAAATTTTAATATTAATGCACCATATATGATTGTTGAATGTTCAAAAATCAATAATAAATGA
- a CDS encoding Rgg/GadR/MutR family transcriptional regulator yields MTKLDSFRLGELYRELRIARGLKMKDIVNSELSQAQLSKFENGQTMLSADKLLIAISAIHMSLAEFEHAYHQYEDSSFFKQAKLIFQYHSSKDIKGLEELLTIYADSSETYDIYNKLNSIVIHCAIHDLKPEHTISDSDKDFITTYLYSVEEWTEYELYIFGNTLQVLSNSDIIFLGKAFTERDSLYLSILNNKYRTQLVLLNIIFVLLERKQYYYADYFVKHLETILTYQDMFAKTVLIFLKKVLDYQEGRDTKLTDLEDYICNVRNLGHEDVAAFLQDNIDNLMKD; encoded by the coding sequence TTGACAAAATTAGATTCATTTCGTTTAGGAGAGCTTTATAGAGAATTGCGAATAGCTAGAGGCCTAAAAATGAAAGACATTGTTAATAGTGAGTTGTCCCAAGCACAATTATCCAAATTTGAGAATGGTCAAACAATGCTGTCAGCAGATAAATTATTGATTGCAATCTCTGCTATTCATATGAGTTTAGCCGAATTTGAACATGCTTATCATCAATATGAAGATAGTTCCTTTTTTAAACAAGCTAAGCTAATTTTTCAATATCATTCCAGTAAGGATATCAAAGGTCTCGAAGAACTTCTAACAATTTATGCTGACAGTTCTGAGACTTATGATATTTATAATAAACTTAATAGCATTGTTATACACTGTGCTATTCATGACTTAAAGCCAGAACATACCATCTCAGATAGCGATAAAGATTTTATTACAACCTATCTTTATAGTGTTGAAGAGTGGACAGAATATGAATTGTATATATTTGGTAATACTTTACAAGTATTGTCAAATAGCGACATCATATTTCTTGGAAAAGCTTTTACAGAAAGGGACTCGCTATACTTATCAATTCTAAATAATAAATATCGAACTCAGCTAGTCTTGCTAAATATTATTTTTGTGTTGTTAGAAAGAAAGCAGTACTATTATGCTGATTATTTTGTAAAGCATTTAGAAACTATTCTGACTTATCAAGATATGTTTGCAAAGACTGTTCTTATTTTTTTGAAAAAGGTTTTAGATTATCAAGAAGGAAGAGACACTAAGCTGACAGATTTAGAAGATTACATCTGCAATGTTAGGAATTTAGGACACGAAGATGTTGCAGCATTTCTTCAAGATAATATTGATAATTTAATGAAAGATTAA
- a CDS encoding PepSY domain-containing protein, translated as MKRRLLKIGLPLLVIISVIGGLIFAYLRPHYKLSAQQAQSIALKHAGLTASDVTFSSTKRDTENFRATYEVEFHTKDTEYDYTIDAADGSVLSHDLETKGTTASSSTSASSSTAPSSDTSSDKSDQELTADQAKAIALTDAGLEESAVINLKVEKEFEYNRSYYEVDFDDPVAGLEYDYDIDSVSGEILKRSQEPLND; from the coding sequence ATGAAAAGGCGATTGTTGAAAATCGGTCTTCCGCTTTTAGTAATTATTAGTGTCATTGGCGGGCTTATTTTTGCTTATTTGCGTCCGCACTATAAACTGTCTGCGCAGCAAGCGCAGTCTATTGCTCTAAAGCATGCAGGCTTGACTGCTTCTGATGTCACTTTCAGCTCTACAAAAAGGGACACTGAAAACTTTAGAGCTACCTATGAAGTTGAATTTCATACAAAAGACACAGAATATGACTATACCATCGATGCGGCAGATGGCAGTGTCTTAAGTCATGATTTAGAAACAAAAGGAACTACTGCATCAAGTTCAACAAGTGCTAGCTCGAGCACAGCACCCAGTTCTGATACAAGCTCGGATAAGAGTGATCAGGAACTTACGGCAGATCAGGCCAAAGCAATTGCGCTCACAGATGCCGGTTTAGAAGAGTCTGCTGTTATCAATCTGAAAGTCGAAAAAGAATTTGAGTATAACCGGTCTTACTATGAAGTGGACTTTGACGATCCGGTAGCCGGTTTGGAGTATGATTACGATATCGATTCTGTAAGCGGTGAAATCCTTAAGCGCAGCCAAGAACCGCTCAATGATTAA
- a CDS encoding amino acid ABC transporter permease, producing MVILTTSSPFALSRWSDFFAHFGEFIKGFFYTLGMSAAALLLALMLGIIFGAMSSSKNKIFKAIARVYVEVFQNTPLLVQFVFVYYGLAIISGGAIMISTFFTAVLCVGIYHGAYISEVIRSGIEAVPRGQTEAALSQGFTYSQTMSLIILPQAVRTILPPMTNQVVNLIKNTSTVAIISGADIMFVSKAWAYDTTNYVPAFAGAAFLYFIMCFPLATWARRMEEENKKSYSL from the coding sequence GTGGTTATATTAACAACAAGCAGTCCGTTTGCTTTATCACGCTGGAGTGATTTCTTTGCTCATTTTGGAGAGTTTATCAAGGGCTTCTTCTATACATTGGGGATGTCTGCTGCCGCCCTGCTGCTGGCTTTAATGTTAGGCATTATTTTTGGAGCTATGAGCTCATCTAAAAATAAAATATTCAAGGCCATTGCCCGTGTCTATGTTGAAGTTTTTCAAAACACCCCGCTTCTTGTCCAGTTTGTGTTTGTCTACTATGGTCTTGCAATCATCAGCGGCGGTGCGATTATGATTTCAACCTTTTTCACAGCTGTTCTCTGTGTCGGGATCTATCACGGTGCCTATATTTCTGAAGTGATCCGTTCAGGTATCGAAGCTGTCCCGCGCGGACAGACAGAAGCTGCACTTTCTCAAGGCTTCACCTACAGTCAAACCATGAGCTTGATCATTTTACCGCAGGCTGTCCGAACTATCCTGCCGCCGATGACTAATCAAGTGGTTAACCTGATAAAAAACACATCAACCGTGGCTATTATTTCCGGAGCCGATATCATGTTTGTATCCAAGGCTTGGGCCTATGACACAACCAACTATGTCCCTGCTTTTGCCGGTGCCGCATTTCTTTATTTTATTATGTGTTTCCCACTCGCAACTTGGGCTCGCCGAATGGAAGAAGAAAACAAGAAATCATATTCACTGTAA